One segment of Enterobacter ludwigii DNA contains the following:
- a CDS encoding DUF1456 family protein, whose product MLSNDILRSLRYTLKANNNDMVRILALAGMESTSAGFDTWMTKEDEEGFVRCPDIILSGFLNGLIYDKRGKDDSAPELALERRVNNNTVLKKLRIAFSLKTDDILAIMTEQKHRVSMPEITAMMRAPDHKNYRECGDQFLRYFLRGLTHRVHHAKP is encoded by the coding sequence ATGCTCAGTAATGATATTCTCCGTAGCCTGCGCTACACCCTGAAAGCAAACAATAATGATATGGTGCGCATTCTTGCGCTTGCTGGCATGGAGTCCACCTCTGCCGGTTTCGACACCTGGATGACAAAAGAGGATGAAGAGGGGTTTGTTCGCTGCCCTGACATTATCCTGTCTGGCTTCCTGAACGGCCTCATCTACGACAAGCGCGGGAAAGATGACTCAGCACCAGAACTGGCGCTTGAGCGTCGGGTGAATAACAACACGGTGCTGAAAAAGCTGCGTATCGCGTTTTCACTGAAAACAGACGACATTCTGGCGATTATGACAGAGCAGAAGCACCGCGTGTCGATGCCGGAGATCACCGCCATGATGCGTGCGCCGGACCATAAGAACTACCGCGAGTGCGGCGACCAGTTTTTGCGTTATTTTTTACGCGGACTGACTCACCGGGTGCATCACGCTAAGCCGTGA
- the btsR gene encoding two-component system response regulator BtsR, with the protein MLRVLIVDDEPLARENLRVLLQEQPDIEIVGECANAIEAIGAVHKLRPDVLFLDIQMPRISGLEMVGMLDPEHRPYIVFLTAFDEYAVKAFEEHAFDYLLKPIEEKRLEKTLSRLRQERTVQDVTLLPENQQPLKFIPCTGHSRIYLLQMDDVAFVSSRLSGVFVTSAEGNEGFTELTLRTLESRTPLVRCHRQYLVNMAHLKEIRLEDNGQAELVLRAGQTVPVSRRYLKSLKEAIGL; encoded by the coding sequence ATGCTAAGAGTGCTGATTGTGGATGATGAGCCGTTAGCACGGGAAAACCTGCGCGTTCTGTTGCAGGAGCAGCCTGACATTGAGATTGTGGGGGAGTGCGCAAACGCCATTGAGGCTATTGGCGCCGTGCACAAACTGCGCCCGGACGTGCTGTTCCTCGACATTCAGATGCCCCGAATTAGCGGACTGGAGATGGTCGGAATGCTCGACCCGGAGCATCGCCCCTACATTGTGTTTTTGACCGCCTTCGATGAGTACGCCGTCAAAGCCTTTGAGGAGCACGCATTCGATTATTTACTGAAACCGATTGAAGAGAAGCGTCTTGAAAAGACCCTCAGCCGTTTGCGCCAGGAGCGCACCGTGCAGGATGTCACGCTGTTGCCGGAAAACCAGCAGCCGCTGAAATTTATCCCCTGCACCGGCCACAGTCGGATTTACCTTCTGCAGATGGACGATGTGGCGTTTGTCAGCAGCCGTTTGAGCGGCGTATTTGTTACCAGCGCGGAGGGGAACGAAGGCTTTACCGAGCTGACGCTGCGGACGCTGGAGAGCCGAACGCCGCTCGTTCGTTGCCATCGCCAGTATCTGGTGAACATGGCGCACCTGAAAGAGATCCGGCTGGAAGACAACGGACAGGCAGAGCTGGTGCTGCGTGCCGGGCAAACCGTCCCCGTCAGTCGCCGCTACCTTAAGAGTTTGAAAGAGGCGATCGGCCTGTAA
- a CDS encoding sensor histidine kinase, translating into MYEFNLVLLLLQQMCVFLVIAWLMSKTRLFIPLMQVTVRLPHKLLCYVTFSIFCIMGTYFGLHIEDSIANTRAIGAVMGGLLGGPVVGGLVGLTGGLHRYSMGGMTALSCMISTIVEGLLGGLVHSYMIKRGRPDKVFSPLTAGAITFVAEMAQMAIILLIARPFEDALHLVSNIAAPMMVTNTVGAALFMRILLDKRAMFEKYTSAFSATALKVAASTEGILRQGFNEENSMKVAQVLYKELDIGAVAITDRERLLAFTGTGDDHHLPGKPISSAYTLRAIETGEVVYADGNEVPYRCSLHPQCKLGSTLVIPLRGENQRVMGTIKLYEAKNRLFSSINRTLGEGIAQLLSAQILAGQYERQKALLTQSEIKLLHAQVNPHFLFNALNTLKAVIRRDSDQAAQLVQFLSTFFRKNLKRPSEIVTLADEIEHVNAYLQIEQARFQTRLQVSLSVPDELAYQHLPAFTLQPIVENAIKHGTSQLLGIGEITISASRFNHHLVLDIEDNAGLYVPSTSGGLGMSLVDKRLRAHFGDDCGITVACEPDRFTRITLRLPLEENAC; encoded by the coding sequence ATGTACGAGTTTAATCTGGTGCTGCTGTTGCTTCAGCAGATGTGTGTGTTTCTTGTCATCGCCTGGTTGATGAGTAAAACGCGTCTGTTCATTCCGCTGATGCAAGTTACCGTACGCCTGCCGCACAAGCTGCTCTGCTACGTGACCTTCTCGATTTTCTGCATTATGGGAACCTATTTTGGTCTCCATATCGAAGACTCCATTGCCAATACGCGAGCCATCGGTGCCGTGATGGGCGGGCTTCTTGGCGGCCCAGTGGTCGGTGGGCTGGTCGGGTTAACCGGTGGCCTGCATCGGTATTCGATGGGTGGCATGACGGCGCTGAGCTGTATGATCTCAACGATCGTCGAAGGGCTGCTCGGCGGCCTGGTTCACAGCTATATGATTAAGCGCGGTCGTCCGGATAAAGTCTTTAGCCCGCTCACCGCCGGGGCGATCACCTTTGTCGCTGAAATGGCGCAAATGGCCATCATCTTGCTGATTGCCCGACCGTTTGAAGATGCGCTCCATCTGGTGAGCAATATCGCCGCCCCGATGATGGTGACGAATACCGTGGGTGCTGCGCTGTTTATGCGTATTTTGCTCGACAAGCGCGCCATGTTTGAGAAGTACACCTCGGCGTTTTCCGCGACGGCCCTGAAGGTCGCCGCCTCGACGGAGGGGATCCTGCGTCAGGGCTTTAACGAAGAGAACAGCATGAAGGTGGCGCAGGTGCTTTATAAGGAGCTGGATATCGGCGCGGTGGCGATAACCGACCGTGAACGGTTGCTGGCTTTTACCGGCACGGGCGACGACCACCATCTCCCCGGGAAACCGATCTCCTCCGCCTATACGCTGCGCGCCATTGAAACCGGCGAAGTGGTGTATGCCGACGGCAACGAAGTTCCTTACCGTTGTTCGCTGCACCCGCAGTGCAAACTGGGCTCCACGCTGGTCATTCCGCTGCGCGGGGAAAACCAGCGGGTAATGGGCACCATCAAGCTTTATGAAGCGAAAAACCGTCTGTTCAGCTCTATCAACCGTACGCTGGGAGAGGGCATCGCTCAGCTGCTCTCCGCGCAGATCCTCGCCGGGCAGTATGAGCGTCAGAAAGCGTTGCTGACGCAATCCGAAATTAAACTCCTGCACGCTCAGGTGAATCCGCATTTCCTGTTCAATGCGCTTAATACGCTCAAAGCGGTGATCCGCCGCGACAGCGATCAGGCTGCGCAGCTGGTTCAGTTCCTGTCGACGTTTTTCCGTAAGAACCTTAAGCGTCCGTCCGAGATTGTGACCCTGGCCGATGAAATAGAACATGTTAATGCCTACCTGCAGATTGAGCAGGCCCGCTTCCAGACTCGTCTGCAGGTGTCGTTATCCGTCCCGGATGAGCTGGCGTATCAGCATCTTCCGGCCTTTACCCTGCAGCCTATTGTGGAAAACGCCATTAAACACGGTACGTCACAGCTGTTGGGGATTGGGGAGATCACCATTTCCGCCAGCCGCTTTAACCATCATCTGGTGCTGGATATTGAAGATAACGCCGGGCTTTACGTGCCTTCCACCTCAGGCGGATTAGGGATGAGCCTGGTGGATAAACGCCTGCGCGCGCACTTTGGTGATGACTGTGGCATTACCGTTGCCTGTGAGCCCGACCGATTCACCCGTATTACGTTACGACTGCCGCTGGAGGAAAACGCATGCTAA
- the mlrA gene encoding HTH-type transcriptional regulator MlrA, with product MALYTIGEVALLCDINPVTLRAWQRRYGLLKPQRTDGGHRLFNDADIDRIREIKSWIDNGVQVGKVKSLLSHDDPDTQLLWREQQETLLRLLQAGNLQRLRAWIKEQGRDYPAQTLITHLFIPLRRRLQCQQTTLQALLSMLDGVLINYIAVCLASAKNKHGKDALVVGWNVHDTTRLWLEAWIATQNGWRVDVLVHSLAQFRPELFDGQTLLVWCGEVPSASQQQLMTEWREHGYPVYSLGPEEP from the coding sequence ATGGCGCTTTACACAATCGGTGAAGTGGCACTCCTTTGTGATATCAATCCCGTCACGCTACGGGCATGGCAGCGACGGTATGGATTACTCAAACCGCAGAGAACGGACGGAGGCCATCGTCTCTTCAACGATGCCGATATCGACCGGATCCGCGAGATCAAAAGCTGGATCGATAACGGTGTGCAGGTTGGCAAAGTGAAATCCCTGCTCAGCCATGACGATCCTGATACGCAGCTTCTCTGGCGCGAACAACAGGAAACGTTGCTGCGCCTTCTGCAGGCGGGCAATCTGCAGCGCCTGCGCGCATGGATAAAAGAGCAAGGGCGCGATTATCCCGCGCAAACGCTGATCACGCATCTTTTCATCCCGCTCCGTCGACGCCTGCAGTGCCAGCAGACCACCCTGCAGGCGCTGCTGAGTATGCTCGACGGCGTCCTGATCAACTATATTGCCGTCTGCCTTGCCTCGGCGAAGAACAAGCACGGAAAAGACGCGCTGGTGGTCGGCTGGAACGTGCACGATACTACTCGTCTGTGGCTGGAGGCCTGGATTGCCACCCAGAATGGCTGGCGCGTTGACGTCCTTGTGCACTCGCTGGCGCAATTTCGCCCTGAATTGTTCGACGGCCAGACCCTGCTGGTCTGGTGCGGAGAAGTGCCTTCCGCCTCGCAGCAACAGCTGATGACGGAATGGCGTGAACATGGTTACCCGGTTTACTCGCTTGGCCCGGAAGAGCCGTAA
- a CDS encoding protein YohO yields MKATKLAVITLFVLMAVSGIGGVMLAGYSFIVRGGVG; encoded by the coding sequence ATGAAGGCAACCAAACTGGCCGTAATTACCCTTTTTGTTCTGATGGCCGTAAGCGGTATCGGCGGCGTGATGCTGGCCGGGTATTCGTTTATTGTTCGTGGCGGTGTCGGCTGA
- a CDS encoding ABC transporter permease: MKALRDPLLWLVVLFVALLFLMPHSAALFSTLFPDLPRPVYQQESFINLALAHLWLVVLSSAIAIVLGVGAGIAVTRPAGREFRPLVETIAAIGQTFPPVAVLAIAVPVMGFGQQPAIIALILYGVLPILQGTLAGIVAVPASVLSVAEGMGMSRAERLRKVELPLAAPVILAGIRTSVIINIGTATIASTVGANTLGTPIIIGLSGFNTAYIVQGALLVALAAIVVDRIFERLAQYLSRHRHEQ, encoded by the coding sequence GTGAAGGCACTTCGTGATCCGCTGCTCTGGCTGGTCGTGCTCTTTGTCGCTTTGCTGTTCCTGATGCCGCACAGCGCGGCGCTGTTTAGCACGCTTTTCCCCGACTTACCGCGCCCGGTGTATCAGCAGGAGAGTTTTATTAATCTCGCCCTGGCCCATCTCTGGCTGGTGGTGCTCTCAAGTGCCATCGCTATTGTACTGGGCGTGGGGGCGGGCATCGCGGTCACGCGGCCCGCGGGCCGGGAGTTTCGCCCGCTGGTGGAGACCATTGCGGCGATTGGCCAGACGTTTCCGCCGGTGGCGGTACTGGCGATTGCAGTGCCGGTGATGGGCTTTGGTCAGCAACCGGCCATCATTGCGCTGATTTTATACGGTGTGTTGCCCATTTTGCAGGGTACGCTGGCCGGTATTGTGGCGGTACCTGCGTCGGTACTGAGCGTTGCTGAAGGGATGGGGATGAGTCGCGCAGAGCGGCTGCGCAAAGTTGAACTCCCCCTGGCGGCACCGGTCATCCTTGCGGGGATCCGCACGTCGGTGATCATCAATATCGGGACGGCGACCATTGCGTCGACGGTGGGAGCCAATACCCTGGGAACGCCGATTATCATCGGCTTAAGCGGGTTCAATACGGCCTATATTGTGCAGGGGGCGTTGCTGGTCGCGCTGGCGGCAATCGTCGTCGATCGCATTTTTGAGCGTCTGGCGCAGTATCTCAGCCGACACCGCCACGAACAATAA
- a CDS encoding ABC transporter ATP-binding protein, with amino-acid sequence MIEFHDVSKTFAGRPAASHLNLNFAEGAFSVLIGTSGSGKSTTLKMINRLVEHDSGLIRFAGEEIRSLPVLELRRRMGYAIQSIGLFPHWTVAQNIATVLQLEKWSRAKTADRVDELMSLLGLEPALRDRYPHQLSGGQQQRVGVARALAANPQVLLMDEPFGALDPVTRAALQAEMTRIHRILGRTIILVTHDIDEALRLADHLVLMDHGEVVQQGTPLELLTWPKNDFVREFFGRSELGVRLLSLRTVSDYMRRQDATVRGEPLQEQMSLRDALSAFVARQCEVLPVADARGAPSGTLHFRDLLAGEVTREGTS; translated from the coding sequence ATGATTGAATTTCACGATGTCAGTAAAACCTTTGCGGGTCGTCCGGCGGCAAGCCATCTCAACCTGAATTTTGCCGAGGGCGCATTTTCCGTGCTGATTGGCACATCGGGGTCGGGAAAATCCACCACCCTGAAGATGATTAACCGCCTGGTTGAGCATGACAGCGGTCTGATCCGCTTTGCCGGAGAAGAGATCCGCAGCCTGCCTGTGCTGGAGCTGCGTCGTCGTATGGGGTATGCCATCCAGTCCATCGGCCTGTTTCCGCACTGGACGGTCGCGCAGAACATCGCCACCGTGCTGCAGCTGGAGAAATGGTCGCGGGCAAAAACTGCCGACCGGGTTGATGAACTGATGTCTCTGCTCGGGTTAGAACCTGCGCTGCGTGACCGCTACCCGCACCAGCTTTCCGGAGGCCAGCAGCAGCGGGTGGGCGTGGCGCGTGCGCTGGCGGCCAATCCGCAGGTGTTACTGATGGATGAACCCTTCGGCGCGCTGGATCCGGTCACGCGCGCCGCACTGCAGGCGGAAATGACCCGCATTCATCGCATTCTGGGGCGAACAATCATTCTTGTGACGCACGATATTGATGAGGCGCTGCGTCTGGCCGACCATCTGGTGCTGATGGACCATGGCGAGGTGGTGCAGCAGGGGACGCCGCTTGAGCTGCTGACCTGGCCGAAGAACGATTTTGTGCGTGAGTTTTTTGGCCGCAGCGAGCTGGGCGTCAGGCTGCTCTCGCTGCGTACGGTCAGCGACTATATGCGTCGACAGGACGCGACGGTGCGTGGCGAGCCTCTGCAGGAACAGATGAGCTTGCGGGATGCGCTTTCGGCGTTTGTTGCCCGTCAGTGTGAAGTGTTGCCCGTTGCGGATGCCCGGGGCGCGCCAAGTGGCACCCTGCATTTTCGCGATCTGCTGGCAGGGGAGGTGACACGTGAAGGCACTTCGTGA
- a CDS encoding ABC transporter permease yields MPIKCHNRVLLLLACVAIAAVALPFVNVAPNRLMSGESRSLWQVWSFTPWLLVTALGAWVALSLWQGRTAQWLTLFLCEGLFIALFWGGGLAATHMTSAESPLARTSVGSGLWLWLALCLLACSDAIRRLISTSVWRWILNAQIWCIPLLLLFSGELNNLSLLKEYANRQEVFNDALAQHLTILFGTLIPALLLGIPLGMWCYRHPSRQGGVFAVLNVIQTIPSVALFGLLIAPLAGLVKSFPVLGTMGIAGTGLTPALIALVLYALLPLVRGVVAGLSQVAPDVLESAHAMGMSARQCFWKIQLPLALPLLLRSLRVVAVQTVGMAVIAALIGAGGFGALVFQGLLSSALDLVLLGVVPTIALAVVIDALFALWLTLLRRRAND; encoded by the coding sequence GTGCCAATAAAATGTCATAACCGCGTACTGCTGCTGTTGGCCTGTGTGGCCATCGCGGCGGTCGCGCTACCGTTTGTGAATGTGGCCCCGAATCGCCTGATGTCGGGGGAGAGTCGCTCGCTCTGGCAGGTCTGGTCATTTACGCCGTGGTTACTGGTGACGGCACTGGGCGCGTGGGTTGCGTTGTCGCTCTGGCAAGGACGCACGGCTCAGTGGCTGACGTTGTTTCTTTGTGAAGGGCTGTTTATCGCCTTATTCTGGGGAGGCGGGCTTGCAGCAACGCACATGACCTCGGCGGAAAGTCCGCTGGCAAGAACCTCTGTGGGTAGCGGTTTGTGGCTCTGGCTGGCGCTGTGTCTGCTGGCCTGCAGCGATGCTATTCGCCGTCTTATCTCAACATCCGTCTGGCGCTGGATACTCAATGCCCAGATATGGTGTATTCCATTGCTGCTGCTGTTTAGCGGTGAGCTGAATAATCTCTCGCTGTTAAAAGAGTACGCCAACCGTCAGGAGGTGTTTAATGACGCCCTGGCGCAACACCTCACGATCCTCTTCGGTACCCTGATCCCGGCCTTACTGCTCGGCATACCGCTGGGTATGTGGTGCTATCGCCATCCTTCACGTCAGGGCGGGGTGTTTGCCGTACTGAATGTGATTCAGACCATCCCGTCCGTCGCTCTGTTTGGCCTGTTGATTGCTCCGCTGGCCGGGCTGGTGAAGTCGTTCCCGGTGCTGGGAACGATGGGGATCGCCGGAACCGGTTTAACGCCAGCCCTTATCGCGCTGGTGCTCTATGCGCTGCTGCCGTTGGTGCGCGGCGTGGTGGCCGGGCTGAGCCAGGTCGCGCCGGACGTGCTGGAAAGTGCCCATGCCATGGGGATGAGCGCGAGACAATGTTTCTGGAAGATCCAGCTGCCGCTGGCTTTGCCCCTGCTGCTGCGCAGCCTGCGGGTGGTGGCGGTGCAAACCGTTGGTATGGCGGTGATTGCGGCGCTGATTGGCGCGGGCGGCTTTGGCGCGCTGGTTTTCCAGGGGCTGTTGAGTAGCGCCCTGGACCTGGTGTTATTGGGCGTGGTGCCCACGATTGCGCTGGCGGTTGTCATCGACGCGCTGTTTGCCTTATGGCTCACGCTGCTCAGGAGAAGAGCCAATGATTGA
- a CDS encoding ABC transporter substrate-binding protein, translated as MTIAKGMLGSAVLLAALSLPLQAAEPVKVGSKIDTEGALLGNIILQVLESHGVKTVNKVQLGTTPVVRGAITSGELDIYPEYTGNGAFFFKDENDPAWKNAKAGYEKVKKLDAEQNKLVWLTPAPANNTWTIAVRKDVAEKGKLTSLADLSRYLKEKGDFKLAASAEFIERPDALPAFEKAYDFKLDQAQLLSLAGGDTAVTIKAAAQQTSGVNAAMAYGTDGPVAALGLQTLTDPKGVQPIYAPAPVVREAVLKAYPDIAEWLKPVFEKLDAKTLQQLNASIAVEGLDAKKVAADFLKQQGLVK; from the coding sequence ATGACGATTGCAAAGGGGATGTTGGGTTCAGCGGTGTTACTGGCGGCGCTGAGTCTGCCATTACAGGCGGCAGAACCGGTAAAAGTGGGTTCCAAGATAGATACCGAAGGTGCGCTGCTCGGTAACATTATTCTGCAGGTACTGGAAAGCCACGGTGTTAAAACCGTCAATAAAGTCCAGCTGGGAACCACGCCTGTGGTACGCGGCGCGATTACCTCCGGCGAGCTGGATATCTACCCGGAATACACCGGCAACGGCGCGTTCTTCTTCAAAGATGAAAACGATCCGGCGTGGAAAAATGCCAAAGCCGGGTATGAAAAAGTCAAAAAACTCGACGCTGAGCAAAATAAGCTGGTCTGGCTGACGCCGGCGCCGGCCAACAATACCTGGACCATCGCGGTGCGCAAGGACGTGGCGGAGAAAGGAAAGCTGACCTCGCTTGCGGATTTGAGTCGCTACCTGAAAGAGAAGGGTGACTTTAAGCTTGCGGCTTCCGCTGAGTTTATTGAGCGTCCGGACGCGCTGCCGGCGTTTGAAAAAGCCTATGATTTCAAACTGGATCAGGCCCAGCTGCTCTCTCTGGCGGGCGGTGATACCGCGGTGACCATCAAAGCCGCTGCGCAGCAAACGTCGGGTGTTAATGCGGCGATGGCTTACGGCACCGACGGCCCGGTCGCGGCGCTTGGCCTGCAAACCTTAACCGATCCAAAAGGCGTACAGCCGATTTACGCCCCGGCACCTGTCGTGCGGGAAGCGGTACTTAAAGCGTACCCGGATATTGCTGAATGGCTCAAACCGGTCTTCGAAAAGCTGGATGCAAAAACGCTGCAACAGCTGAATGCCAGCATTGCCGTTGAGGGACTGGATGCCAAAAAAGTGGCCGCCGATTTCCTGAAACAACAAGGGCTTGTGAAGTAA
- the bglX gene encoding beta-glucosidase BglX: MKWLCSVGVAVSLALQPALAEDLFGNHPLTPEARDAFVTELLKKMTVDEKIGQLRLISVGPDNPKEAIREMIKDGQVGAIFNTVTRPDIRKMQDQVMELSRLKIPLFFAYDVVHGQRTVFPISLGLASSFNLDAVKTVGRVSAYEAADDGLNMTWAPMVDVSRDPRWGRGSEGFGEDTYLTATMGKTMVEAMQGKSPADRYAVMTSVKHFAAYGAVEGGKEYNTVDMSPQRLFNDYMPPYKAGLDAGSGAVMVALNSLNGTPATSDSWLLKDVLRDQWGFKGITVSDHGAIKELIKHGTASDPEDAVRVALKSGINMSMSDEYYSKYLPGLVKSGKVTMAELDDATRHVLNVKYDMGLFNDPYSHLGPKDSDPANTNAESRLHRKEARDVARESLVLLKNRLDTLPLKKSGTIAVVGPLADSKRDVMGSWSAAGVADQSVTVLTGIKNAVGENAKVVYAKGANVTNDKDIVTFLNQYEEAVKVDPRSPKEMIDEAVNTAKQSDVVVAVVGEAQGMAHEASSRTDITIPQSQRDLIAALKATGKPLVLVLMNGRPLALVKEDQQADAILETWFAGTEGGNAIADVLFGDYNPSGKLPMSFPRSVGQIPVYYSHLNTGRPYNADKPNKYTSRYFDEANGPLYPFGYGLSYTTFKVSDVKMSAPTLKRDGKVTASVEVSNTGKREGATVIQMYVQDVTASMSRPVKQLRGFEKVNLKPGETKTISFPIDVDALKFWNQQMKYDAEPGKFNVFIGVDSARVNKGEFELL, encoded by the coding sequence ATGAAATGGCTATGTTCTGTAGGTGTCGCCGTCAGCCTGGCGCTGCAACCTGCGCTGGCAGAGGATTTGTTTGGCAATCACCCGCTCACGCCTGAAGCCCGGGACGCGTTTGTCACGGAATTGCTCAAGAAAATGACGGTCGATGAGAAAATTGGCCAGTTGCGTCTTATCAGCGTCGGCCCGGATAACCCGAAAGAGGCCATCCGCGAGATGATCAAAGACGGGCAGGTCGGGGCTATTTTTAACACCGTCACCCGCCCGGATATCCGCAAAATGCAGGATCAGGTGATGGAACTCAGCCGCCTGAAAATTCCGCTGTTCTTCGCCTATGACGTGGTGCACGGTCAGCGTACCGTCTTCCCGATTAGCCTTGGTCTGGCATCGTCCTTTAACCTTGATGCGGTGAAAACCGTGGGGCGCGTTTCCGCCTATGAAGCGGCGGATGATGGCCTGAATATGACCTGGGCACCGATGGTGGACGTCTCCCGCGATCCGCGCTGGGGCCGCGGCTCAGAAGGGTTCGGTGAAGATACCTATTTAACAGCCACGATGGGGAAAACCATGGTGGAAGCGATGCAGGGCAAGAGCCCGGCAGATCGCTACGCGGTGATGACCAGCGTCAAACACTTCGCGGCCTATGGCGCCGTGGAAGGGGGTAAAGAGTACAACACCGTGGATATGAGCCCGCAGCGGCTGTTCAACGACTACATGCCACCGTACAAAGCGGGGCTGGATGCCGGCAGCGGCGCGGTGATGGTGGCGCTGAACTCCCTCAACGGCACGCCGGCGACCTCCGATTCGTGGCTGCTGAAAGACGTTCTGCGTGACCAGTGGGGCTTTAAGGGCATCACCGTCTCTGACCACGGCGCCATTAAAGAGCTCATTAAGCACGGTACCGCCTCCGATCCGGAAGACGCGGTACGCGTGGCGCTCAAGTCCGGCATCAACATGAGCATGAGCGATGAGTACTACAGCAAATACCTGCCGGGGCTGGTGAAGAGCGGTAAGGTGACCATGGCGGAGCTGGATGACGCCACGCGCCACGTGCTGAACGTGAAATATGACATGGGGCTGTTTAACGACCCGTACAGCCACCTGGGGCCGAAAGATTCTGACCCGGCGAACACCAACGCGGAAAGCCGTTTGCACCGCAAAGAGGCCCGCGATGTGGCACGCGAAAGTCTGGTGCTGCTGAAAAACCGCCTCGACACGCTGCCGCTGAAGAAATCCGGCACCATTGCCGTGGTGGGCCCGCTGGCTGACAGCAAGCGCGACGTGATGGGGAGCTGGTCTGCAGCGGGGGTGGCCGATCAGTCCGTCACGGTGCTGACCGGTATCAAGAACGCCGTGGGTGAGAATGCGAAAGTGGTTTACGCCAAAGGGGCGAACGTCACCAACGATAAAGACATTGTCACCTTCCTCAATCAGTACGAAGAGGCGGTGAAGGTCGATCCGCGTTCGCCGAAAGAGATGATTGATGAAGCGGTGAACACCGCTAAGCAATCTGACGTGGTTGTTGCGGTAGTGGGGGAAGCGCAGGGAATGGCGCATGAAGCCTCCAGCCGTACCGACATCACCATTCCGCAAAGCCAGCGCGATCTGATTGCCGCCCTGAAGGCGACCGGCAAGCCGCTGGTGCTGGTGTTGATGAACGGTCGTCCGCTGGCGCTGGTCAAAGAAGACCAGCAGGCCGACGCGATCCTGGAAACCTGGTTCGCCGGTACCGAAGGCGGTAACGCGATTGCCGACGTGCTGTTTGGCGATTACAACCCGTCAGGCAAGCTGCCAATGTCCTTCCCGCGCTCGGTCGGGCAGATCCCGGTTTACTACAGCCACCTGAATACCGGCCGTCCGTACAACGCCGACAAACCGAATAAGTACACCTCCCGTTACTTCGATGAAGCGAACGGCCCGCTGTATCCGTTTGGTTACGGTCTGAGCTACACCACCTTCAAGGTTTCTGACGTCAAAATGTCTGCGCCGACCCTGAAGCGTGACGGCAAAGTTACCGCAAGCGTCGAGGTGAGCAACACCGGTAAACGCGAAGGGGCAACGGTCATTCAGATGTACGTCCAGGATGTGACCGCCTCCATGAGCCGTCCGGTGAAACAGCTGCGTGGCTTCGAGAAGGTCAACCTGAAGCCGGGCGAAACCAAAACCATCAGCTTCCCCATCGACGTGGATGCGCTGAAGTTCTGGAACCAGCAGATGAAATATGATGCGGAGCCAGGCAAGTTTAACGTCTTTATCGGGGTCGATTCCGCCCGCGTAAATAAAGGCGAGTTCGAGCTGCTCTGA